The sequence below is a genomic window from Rhodococcus sp. 4CII.
TCGTCGGATGCGCCGTGGAAGTCGCTCTGAAGCAGGCGTAACCGGCCACGCGCCATGTAGAACCAGACGTTGAGTGTGCGTGTTTCACGGCTGCGCAGCTGCGCCTCGGCGTCGTGGAGGACTTCGGCTGCCTGTTCGAGTTCGCCACGGTCGATCAGGCAGTAGGCCAGAATTCCCTGCGGGGCGGGGACTGTCGAGTTCCATCCGCGTTTCATTCCGATGATCGCGGCCTGCGCGTCGACCATTGCCTCGCTGACACGGCCGAGGGAGTACATGGCCATGGAACGGGCGAGGGAGATTTCGGCGAAGATCAGCGAGTCACCCCGCATCCGGGCGTCGGTGAGGACGCTGTCGGCGACTTCGGCGGCGTCGTGGGCTCGGCCGCACCAGGTCAGGGCGAGGATGGCGTGGCTGATGGTCATGCCGTCGGAGGTTTCGCGCCAGAGTTTCACGCTGTCGCCGAGTGCCTGGAGAACCAATTCCGCGTGGTCGGCGGAGCGGGGTTCGGACATGGCGCGGAAGACTGCCAGGTGCAGGATCAGGAGTCGCTCGGCTGAGGTGAGTTCGGATTGTGCCGGGAAGGTCGTGGCCAGTGCGCTGACCCGTTGGTGGGCCTCGTGGGGGCGGTCGACCAGGTACGCCGCCGACGCCATGTAGCCGGCCTCGAATCGCAGCGCGAGGTCGCGGTCGGTGTGGGTGAAGGTGTCGGCTCCCTTGCGGAAGACGGTCAGGGCTTCGGCGGGGCGCCCGTATCGGAACAGGGTCTGGCCGAGTGCGTACATTGCTCGGGCCTGCTCGTCGGGTTCGTCGATCAGTTCGAGTGCGGACTCGAGGTGGATCAGGGAGTTGGTCTCTCCGGCAGCGGCTTCCATGATGCCGAGATCGATGAGCAGGTTCGCGTGCTGGCGCGGATCCTCGTGCTGCATCGTCAAGGCCCGACGGAGGTATCCGGCCGCGGCGCTCGGGGCGCCCTTGCGTGCGGCGCTTTTCGCCGCCGAGTGCAGGGCTGTTCGTGCCCAGTCGGAGTCGGTGGGCGCTCCTCGCATCAGGTGCACGGCGACTCCGTCCATGTCCGCTTCGGACGCCCGGAGCAGTTTCGCGGCTTCGAGGTGGCAGCGGGCGCGGTCGTTGGAGGGAAATTTGCGGTAGACCGCGCCGCGAATCATGGGGTGGTAGAACGACAGGTTTGCTGCGCTGGCGAAGATCTGTGCGGTGGCGAGTCGTTCGGCGGCGACGGTGGCAGCGGCGAAGTCGAGTCCACTGAGCTCCGCCGCCGTCGCCAGCGATGTCGAGGTACCCAGGACCGCTACGGCGCGTGCCAGGGCGAGCGCGTCGTCGCCGAGTCGGGCGATGCGGAGCATGACACTGCGGGTGACGGATTCGGGTGCGGTGTCCGGGACGGCGCCGTAGGGGTTGGCGGCCCCGACAGCCGAGCGGGAGTCCATCGCTGTGGCCAGTTCGCGAAGCAGGAAGGGGTTCCCGCGGGTCGCGGCCCAGCTTTCGTCGATCAGGGCGTCGTTGTCGTCGGCGTCGGGAAGCAGTGTGTGCAGCAATTCCTTGACCGCGTCGCGGCTCAGTTCGGCAGGTTGCAGGGTGTGTGACGCCTGCAGGGCGATGCGAGCGACGAGTTCGTTCTCGGCGGCCGGATCTCCGGTGCGAACCGCACCGAGGATGATGACCGGAAGGTCGCCGAGTCGCTGGGCGAGGTAGAGCAGGAATCGCAACGACAGCTCGTCACCCCACTGCAGGTCGTCGGCGATCAGGACGAGGGGCCGCTCCTCGGCGAGATTGGCGATGAGCCAGTAGAGGCTGTGCAGCAGCACGAACTCGTCGGTGAGGGCGGTGGCGGTCTCATGCAGGGGTCGTCGGAGCATCGGCTCCACCAGGGCCGCGTGTCCGCGGAATACCGCTTCGAGTTCAACCTGCGAGGCCCGGGCGATCCGGGTTTCCAGCAGGCGCAGGGCGAGCCCGAGCGGGAATTCCTGCTCGAGCTCGCCCCCACAGGTGGTCAACACTTCGGCGCCGAGGTCCTCACCGATTGCCTGCGCTGCGGCCAGCAACCGTGATTTGCCGATTCCGCTGGGTCCTT
It includes:
- a CDS encoding AAA family ATPase yields the protein MLYTQGETTDLPGVLEDAAREVQPEQGAASFAEKVDMPTPEQSTDNPAPLLERGREVEAITRAVRSGTRGDGQMLLIEGPSGIGKSRLLAAAQAIGEDLGAEVLTTCGGELEQEFPLGLALRLLETRIARASQVELEAVFRGHAALVEPMLRRPLHETATALTDEFVLLHSLYWLIANLAEERPLVLIADDLQWGDELSLRFLLYLAQRLGDLPVIILGAVRTGDPAAENELVARIALQASHTLQPAELSRDAVKELLHTLLPDADDNDALIDESWAATRGNPFLLRELATAMDSRSAVGAANPYGAVPDTAPESVTRSVMLRIARLGDDALALARAVAVLGTSTSLATAAELSGLDFAAATVAAERLATAQIFASAANLSFYHPMIRGAVYRKFPSNDRARCHLEAAKLLRASEADMDGVAVHLMRGAPTDSDWARTALHSAAKSAARKGAPSAAAGYLRRALTMQHEDPRQHANLLIDLGIMEAAAGETNSLIHLESALELIDEPDEQARAMYALGQTLFRYGRPAEALTVFRKGADTFTHTDRDLALRFEAGYMASAAYLVDRPHEAHQRVSALATTFPAQSELTSAERLLILHLAVFRAMSEPRSADHAELVLQALGDSVKLWRETSDGMTISHAILALTWCGRAHDAAEVADSVLTDARMRGDSLIFAEISLARSMAMYSLGRVSEAMVDAQAAIIGMKRGWNSTVPAPQGILAYCLIDRGELEQAAEVLHDAEAQLRSRETRTLNVWFYMARGRLRLLQSDFHGASDDFLRVGKLLENNRFHNPGYMLAPWRSLAGRALHAAGRTEAAIELIDRDIELARQFGLCSTLGSALRERALVASPNPEIALLEESVTVLESAESSPLELARTLIELGSAQRRLGKKVRSRETLREALDLAHRSGATAVERQAHQELLVSGARPRRQVIHGLNALTPSEQRIAALFADGLTTRSIAETLYLTMSTVEWHRRNIYRKLDIDSRDALRAALDSDGEHPTGTPG